A stretch of the Parabacteroides timonensis genome encodes the following:
- a CDS encoding malectin domain-containing carbohydrate-binding protein translates to MQAQEVKQIVLPYEASQLLNFSAKEIQKYIYLRTKLFVPIQSIEAEHSISEAIVLRDDNCLSIEEYSIETKGNSLYINGGSDIAVLYGVYSYAELLGVRFALHGDVIPDEPFRGSLLQCEKKNGKPLFALRGLLPFHDFPEGPDLWNEDMYKLCMAQMVKMKMNFFSLHTYPHVEPNVWVGLSEDTDEKGNVTYSYPTTLANTSRPGAWGYSAMDTRDYCCGASTLFKDSVYASPLVEGLLPWPKGQEQMNEVFNRTGALWDDAFSFGKQLGIRFCVGLETPLSIPKEVTERLKEKNIDPGSREAKQLLYKGIFSRIQKRHPLDYFWLWTPEGWTWGTPSKESIQSTVEDVRIARSVLSELGDPFGFGLSGWVLGPPNDTKLFDRHLPAGDFMSSLSRLVGQERIDLGYKELPDSRMKMPVLWLEDDPALTTPQFWAGRLRSDIAESYAAGCSGIVGNFWRTRSIAPNIIAMAEACWEQEDWNPDFGKPYQYVPEPTNDIRIGGVGTNYYRHIKGTEDQYLYNTQRYDLEGFKVKVPNGNYKVTFLFSETKFDQLGQRVFHLKVQDSEVLRNIDVFKAAGRDSAYTITSGMVKVDNYTLDIQFEPVVGPTFLSGFVIEGKTADVNQIKGTPYRRCIDVGGGLYKDFEADLSEQVGNKQQRSRDMSSTSLYQDYACHEFGPEVGNRVAAIFESLDGTVGNEGHLGFRMPRPAAWITGPGVIQPNEIPWEEEAGKYAFVDSLYALRDQVKGKGNKARFDYWLNTFSCLRAMGELGCMRGLLDNRMKELSAQPSENAKCSFVEDKILPLRIDLSRKWEQMIGYLMQTVYTSGELGTLINLESQTRKTYGFLTKYDQELEVAYGKKLPAEIYLSETYSQSPRLIVLNERTVIGKGEAYKMEVTVLGTNHIDEVPVLMYRELGKGKFKAKKMTLEKQQTFSVQLPDSTEKTIEYYITINVDGKKLSYPASAPEVNLTWVKL, encoded by the coding sequence ATGCAGGCACAAGAAGTAAAGCAGATAGTATTACCTTACGAAGCGTCGCAGTTATTGAATTTCTCAGCGAAAGAAATTCAGAAGTATATTTATTTAAGGACTAAATTATTTGTGCCGATTCAATCGATAGAGGCTGAACATTCTATTTCTGAGGCAATTGTACTCAGAGATGACAACTGCTTGTCCATTGAAGAATATTCGATTGAAACGAAAGGGAATAGTCTGTATATTAACGGAGGATCGGATATCGCTGTATTGTATGGCGTTTATTCATACGCGGAGTTGCTGGGTGTCCGTTTCGCTTTACATGGAGACGTGATACCCGATGAACCGTTCCGTGGTTCGTTATTGCAATGCGAAAAAAAGAATGGTAAGCCGTTATTTGCATTGAGAGGGTTATTGCCTTTTCATGATTTTCCGGAAGGACCTGACTTATGGAATGAAGACATGTATAAATTGTGTATGGCACAGATGGTAAAGATGAAGATGAATTTTTTCTCCTTGCATACCTATCCGCATGTCGAACCGAATGTCTGGGTCGGCCTGTCTGAAGATACGGATGAAAAAGGGAATGTAACCTATTCTTATCCGACAACACTGGCTAACACAAGCCGTCCGGGAGCCTGGGGATATTCTGCTATGGATACACGCGACTATTGCTGTGGAGCTTCTACCCTCTTTAAAGATTCGGTGTATGCCAGTCCGTTGGTGGAAGGACTTCTGCCCTGGCCGAAAGGACAGGAACAAATGAATGAGGTGTTCAATCGTACCGGAGCTTTATGGGATGATGCTTTCTCTTTCGGAAAGCAGCTGGGGATTCGTTTTTGTGTAGGTTTGGAGACACCTCTGTCTATTCCCAAAGAAGTAACAGAACGATTGAAAGAAAAAAATATCGACCCCGGAAGCCGTGAAGCAAAACAATTGCTGTATAAAGGTATCTTTTCGCGCATACAGAAGAGGCATCCCCTGGATTATTTTTGGTTGTGGACACCGGAGGGATGGACTTGGGGTACTCCTTCTAAGGAATCTATACAGAGTACAGTGGAAGATGTCCGGATCGCTCGTTCCGTATTGTCAGAATTGGGTGATCCTTTCGGTTTCGGGTTAAGTGGTTGGGTATTGGGACCGCCCAACGATACGAAGTTGTTTGATAGACATCTGCCTGCCGGTGATTTCATGTCTTCGTTAAGCCGTTTGGTAGGACAGGAGCGTATCGATCTCGGATATAAAGAACTTCCGGATAGCCGTATGAAAATGCCCGTTCTTTGGCTGGAAGATGATCCTGCCTTGACCACACCGCAATTTTGGGCGGGACGTTTACGCAGTGATATTGCAGAAAGTTATGCAGCTGGTTGTAGTGGTATAGTCGGTAATTTCTGGAGAACCCGTTCTATCGCTCCCAATATTATAGCCATGGCTGAAGCCTGTTGGGAACAGGAGGACTGGAATCCGGATTTCGGAAAGCCGTATCAGTATGTACCTGAACCGACAAACGATATCCGGATAGGCGGTGTAGGGACAAACTACTACAGGCATATCAAAGGAACGGAAGACCAGTACCTGTACAATACTCAGCGTTACGACCTGGAGGGGTTTAAAGTGAAGGTTCCCAACGGAAACTATAAAGTGACTTTCCTGTTCAGTGAAACAAAGTTCGATCAGCTTGGACAGCGTGTCTTTCATTTGAAGGTACAGGACTCGGAGGTATTGCGGAATATCGATGTATTTAAAGCTGCCGGACGTGATAGTGCTTATACGATTACTTCCGGTATGGTTAAGGTGGATAATTATACATTGGATATTCAGTTTGAGCCGGTGGTCGGTCCTACGTTTCTATCCGGATTTGTGATCGAAGGAAAAACAGCTGATGTAAATCAAATCAAAGGAACGCCTTACAGACGGTGTATTGACGTGGGAGGCGGTTTATATAAAGATTTTGAAGCTGATTTGAGTGAACAGGTAGGAAATAAGCAGCAAAGATCCCGGGATATGTCTTCCACTTCCCTGTATCAGGATTATGCATGTCATGAATTCGGACCGGAGGTAGGTAACCGGGTGGCTGCCATTTTTGAATCGTTAGACGGTACAGTCGGAAATGAGGGACATTTGGGATTCCGTATGCCTCGTCCGGCTGCCTGGATCACCGGCCCGGGAGTCATTCAGCCTAATGAAATTCCCTGGGAAGAAGAAGCCGGCAAATATGCATTTGTCGATTCTTTATATGCCTTACGGGATCAGGTCAAAGGAAAAGGAAATAAAGCCCGTTTTGATTACTGGCTGAATACTTTCTCTTGTTTGCGGGCGATGGGAGAATTGGGATGCATGCGCGGACTGTTGGATAACCGGATGAAAGAATTGTCAGCCCAACCGTCAGAGAATGCGAAGTGCTCTTTTGTAGAAGATAAAATCCTCCCTCTGCGGATTGATCTGTCACGCAAATGGGAACAGATGATCGGCTATCTGATGCAGACTGTATACACTTCGGGAGAGCTGGGAACTCTAATCAATCTGGAATCGCAGACCCGTAAAACTTACGGATTTCTAACTAAATACGATCAGGAACTGGAAGTAGCCTATGGGAAGAAGTTGCCAGCTGAAATATATTTGTCTGAAACCTACTCACAGTCTCCCCGCCTGATTGTTCTTAATGAGCGTACAGTTATCGGAAAAGGAGAGGCGTACAAAATGGAAGTCACTGTATTGGGTACGAATCATATCGATGAGGTCCCGGTGTTAATGTATCGCGAGCTAGGGAAAGGGAAATTCAAGGCAAAGAAAATGACCCTTGAGAAACAACAGACCTTTAGTGTGCAGCTACCGGATAGTACAGAAAAAACAATTGAATATTATATTACGATAAATGTTGACGGAAAGAAATTATCTTATCCGGCTTCCGCTCCTGAAGTGAATTTGACTTGGGTGAAGTTATAA
- a CDS encoding glycoside hydrolase family 97 catalytic domain-containing protein: MDEDAVFLLSGICRSTIWMVLLPDYVSVWRVILYGTKPGVLTDSHLIELLNPDPDPTYDFSWVKPGMAVWDWRIDGAEWDDFTYSMSYPSWIRMVDFVAEQGFKYLVLDANWYGPEFESDSHPVEGDKAKDVQNLIAYGKEMGGVSGCT; this comes from the coding sequence TTGGATGAAGACGCAGTTTTCCTTCTGTCCGGAATATGCCGATCCACGATATGGATGGTTTTATTACCCGATTATGTATCTGTCTGGAGAGTGATTTTATATGGAACGAAACCGGGTGTATTGACAGACTCCCATCTGATAGAACTATTGAATCCAGATCCGGACCCCACTTATGACTTTTCATGGGTGAAGCCCGGTATGGCTGTTTGGGATTGGAGAATTGACGGGGCTGAATGGGACGACTTTACCTATTCGATGTCTTATCCCTCCTGGATACGAATGGTCGATTTTGTAGCAGAACAAGGATTTAAATATCTGGTATTGGATGCAAATTGGTACGGGCCGGAATTTGAATCGGACTCCCATCCGGTGGAAGGTGATAAGGCAAAAGATGTACAAAACCTGATCGCTTACGGTAAAGAGATGGGGGGGGTATCTGGTTGTACCTGA
- a CDS encoding glycoside hydrolase family 97 catalytic domain-containing protein, giving the protein MVAGPVDMNNGMFDLRQGPTTRVDENQPVPSTLVSEAARTLIVFSGVTILPDTPEFYKKYPALLDFLSSQKMPWKESRTLAGEIGEYIVMMWQTEEVYPCCIYFLAGGICNRSDQTYSEVSSGWSGYFPYLF; this is encoded by the coding sequence ATGGTTGCCGGTCCGGTAGATATGAATAACGGCATGTTCGATCTTCGCCAGGGACCTACGACCCGTGTAGACGAAAATCAACCGGTACCCTCTACACTGGTTTCTGAAGCTGCACGTACATTGATTGTTTTCTCCGGTGTGACTATCCTTCCAGATACCCCAGAGTTTTACAAGAAATATCCGGCTCTGCTCGATTTCCTTTCTTCCCAGAAGATGCCTTGGAAAGAAAGTCGTACACTGGCTGGTGAGATCGGGGAATATATTGTTATGATGTGGCAGACAGAAGAAGTCTATCCTTGTTGTATCTACTTTCTTGCCGGAGGTATATGCAACAGATCAGATCAAACCTACAGTGAGGTATCATCGGGATGGTCAGGTTATTTCCCGTATTTATTTTGA
- a CDS encoding AraC family transcriptional regulator: MAKVELGFSGERFIYLPIPMIKLMEDSPLTGDLYLYSMGFFARASHHYINRPEGCDEYLFIYCKDGRGWIDLYGKRKMLEANQFIILPRNIPHAYGADDEDPWTIYWLHFRGDKASLFSSRFDKPTSVSPSAQSRIEERIDLFEEMFNTLNESTDMDHMHYANLCFAHFLGSFLFINIYRNRFRQKEYSENVINRVVHFMNDNIESNLKLSDFAKFCGYSESYFYRKFVKEIGHSPMDYFTRLKIDKACKLLIQTDMKVNQIAHKLGFKESQYFSRTFSNVMGFSPLEFRKQNFKL; encoded by the coding sequence ATGGCAAAAGTAGAACTTGGTTTTTCCGGCGAACGTTTCATCTATCTGCCGATCCCTATGATCAAACTAATGGAAGACAGTCCACTTACTGGTGACTTGTATCTCTATTCGATGGGATTTTTTGCGCGTGCATCCCACCATTATATAAACCGTCCCGAGGGATGCGACGAATATCTGTTCATCTATTGTAAAGATGGGCGGGGATGGATCGATCTGTATGGAAAACGGAAAATGTTGGAAGCAAACCAATTTATCATATTACCCCGTAACATTCCGCATGCTTACGGGGCGGATGATGAAGATCCCTGGACTATCTACTGGTTACATTTCAGAGGAGATAAAGCTTCGCTTTTCTCTTCCCGTTTCGATAAGCCGACATCAGTTTCTCCCTCTGCACAGTCACGGATAGAGGAACGGATCGACTTGTTTGAAGAGATGTTCAATACCTTAAATGAGAGTACCGACATGGATCATATGCATTATGCGAACCTCTGTTTTGCTCATTTTCTGGGTTCATTCCTTTTCATCAACATCTACCGTAATCGTTTCCGGCAAAAGGAATATTCAGAAAATGTAATCAACCGTGTGGTACATTTCATGAACGATAATATTGAGTCCAACCTGAAATTGTCAGACTTTGCCAAGTTTTGCGGTTATTCGGAGTCATATTTCTACCGTAAATTTGTAAAAGAGATCGGGCACTCTCCCATGGACTACTTTACCCGCCTGAAAATAGACAAAGCTTGCAAACTTCTGATCCAGACAGATATGAAAGTCAATCAGATAGCTCACAAGCTTGGTTTTAAAGAGTCTCAATATTTCTCCCGAACATTCTCCAATGTAATGGGATTTTCTCCGTTGGAGTTCAGGAAACAGAATTTCAAACTATAA
- a CDS encoding glycoside hydrolase family 38 N-terminal domain-containing protein produces the protein MRKRIVFSLLIFMFSSMVQAEIKPGAIDYIVRPLYGYRADGAPGRIVTVRLKGEELKGDLSVEVITKGKTEKNHFVLNAKDSTEVDVMLPATVPTEKKSEVTFVLRGVDKTYKQKVSITPMRHWNVYLYNHAHVDIGYTNTHKNVEQLHKNNIIEGIKLAEETKNHPDGARFVWNPEVGWPMERLWQSNPEMRDELVESMKKGQICLDASYLNLNTSTCADEELFHVFKFTREMQRLSGVPSDVFQQFDIPGMSWGLIPVMAQEGVKYIISWPNTDRAGNAHKNMDGKPFWWVGPDGKSKVLFLQPGGYANSGSMGKGGETGRPWFGQRDPAKVPKVIRMGYANVDFTEKLTALEKENYPYDYTVLSWSLWDNNPLDADVPFAVKEWNEKYAYPKIIISGGHEIMSMIEEKYGDQLPVVSGDYTEYWTDGLGTAAGLTAKNRNAKEKLVQAETIWSMLADGGKAPREDFDEAWRYILLGSEHTWCFENPTEPYFQDAIWKVKQSYFHEAEDRSIDMLDESLAPATDKSNGALGPKEGPANGGIAVFNTHSWRQSGVIRLTEKESLKGDKVVDQNGKELLSQRLSTGELLVYVPEVPALSSRHFRVVEGKCSLSGSCKIEGTTLENDCLTVHVDRTTGNIVSLLKKGSEYNYIAQGANTFSWLPANVDAPQADTVLSVSVVEEGPLAVELCVTSKATGCRSVSRSVRLQAGQPWVEISNVVDKLPLVEKDGIHFGFAFNLPNSKTRVDIPWGVMEVEKDQWPQGNRNWLAMQRWLDVSNATHGVTWCSLDAPLFEYGDRYANIAMGWGGQGNWVTKLDPSSTVYSWAMNNHWHTNFPLTQDGPVQFRYRLYPHEAYDVVEANRFGMEQSQPLVYVTADKDPQVQPLIAIDNQKVYSTIIKSLETDHTLIVRLRSLSDKEENIRLSFPKKTPKNISVCEREEIAGKKTDGNLMMSPYGQMTLRLEY, from the coding sequence ATGAGAAAGAGAATTGTGTTCAGCTTATTGATATTCATGTTTTCCTCCATGGTTCAGGCAGAGATAAAACCCGGTGCGATCGATTATATCGTACGCCCGCTTTACGGTTACAGGGCCGACGGTGCACCCGGACGTATTGTGACGGTCCGGTTGAAAGGAGAGGAACTGAAAGGTGATCTTTCGGTCGAAGTGATAACCAAGGGGAAAACAGAAAAGAACCATTTTGTATTGAATGCGAAAGACTCGACAGAAGTAGATGTTATGTTACCTGCCACAGTACCTACAGAGAAGAAGTCGGAAGTCACATTTGTCCTCCGTGGGGTGGATAAGACATACAAGCAAAAGGTCAGTATTACCCCTATGCGTCACTGGAATGTTTATCTGTACAACCATGCCCACGTGGATATAGGTTATACAAATACGCATAAGAACGTAGAGCAGCTTCATAAAAACAATATCATTGAAGGAATAAAACTGGCGGAAGAGACGAAGAATCATCCCGACGGTGCCCGTTTTGTCTGGAATCCGGAAGTAGGCTGGCCTATGGAGCGGTTGTGGCAATCCAATCCGGAGATGCGGGATGAACTGGTTGAGTCCATGAAGAAAGGGCAGATATGTTTGGATGCCAGCTATCTGAATCTGAATACCAGTACCTGTGCCGATGAGGAATTGTTCCATGTCTTCAAGTTTACCCGCGAGATGCAACGGTTGAGCGGAGTTCCTTCGGATGTTTTCCAGCAGTTCGATATACCGGGTATGTCGTGGGGATTGATTCCGGTTATGGCACAGGAGGGTGTTAAGTATATTATCTCATGGCCGAATACTGACCGCGCAGGAAATGCTCATAAGAATATGGATGGAAAACCCTTTTGGTGGGTAGGTCCCGACGGTAAATCGAAAGTATTGTTCCTTCAGCCGGGTGGTTATGCCAATAGTGGCAGTATGGGAAAAGGCGGAGAGACCGGACGTCCGTGGTTCGGACAACGTGACCCGGCAAAAGTGCCGAAAGTGATCCGTATGGGATATGCCAATGTCGATTTTACCGAGAAACTGACGGCGTTGGAAAAAGAGAATTATCCGTATGATTATACCGTTCTTTCCTGGTCGTTGTGGGATAACAACCCGTTGGATGCCGATGTCCCTTTTGCGGTGAAAGAGTGGAATGAAAAATATGCTTATCCGAAAATCATCATTAGCGGCGGTCATGAGATCATGTCGATGATAGAAGAGAAGTACGGTGACCAGTTGCCGGTCGTTTCCGGTGACTATACCGAATACTGGACGGACGGTCTGGGTACGGCTGCCGGCCTGACAGCCAAGAACCGGAATGCCAAGGAAAAACTGGTGCAGGCAGAAACAATCTGGTCCATGCTGGCAGACGGAGGAAAAGCTCCGCGCGAAGATTTCGATGAGGCCTGGCGTTATATCCTGTTAGGTTCGGAACATACCTGGTGTTTTGAGAACCCAACCGAACCCTATTTCCAGGATGCCATTTGGAAAGTGAAACAGTCTTACTTCCATGAAGCCGAAGACCGTTCGATCGATATGCTGGATGAATCGCTGGCTCCTGCCACGGATAAGTCGAATGGGGCACTGGGGCCTAAAGAAGGTCCGGCAAATGGAGGTATCGCCGTCTTTAATACGCATTCCTGGCGGCAGAGCGGTGTGATTAGGCTGACGGAAAAAGAAAGTCTGAAAGGGGATAAAGTAGTCGACCAGAATGGTAAAGAGCTTCTTTCCCAACGTCTTTCTACCGGTGAGTTGTTGGTTTATGTGCCGGAAGTACCTGCGCTGAGTTCCCGTCATTTCCGGGTAGTGGAAGGTAAATGTTCTTTGTCAGGCAGTTGCAAAATAGAAGGAACGACACTGGAGAACGATTGTCTGACGGTTCATGTGGACCGGACAACCGGTAATATTGTTTCTTTATTGAAGAAAGGTTCTGAATATAACTATATCGCCCAGGGGGCCAATACCTTCTCCTGGTTACCGGCGAATGTGGATGCTCCGCAAGCGGATACGGTATTGTCTGTTTCCGTTGTCGAAGAAGGTCCTTTGGCTGTAGAACTGTGTGTGACATCGAAAGCAACCGGTTGCCGGAGTGTCTCCCGTTCTGTCCGTTTGCAGGCAGGGCAGCCGTGGGTGGAAATATCCAATGTCGTAGATAAATTGCCTTTGGTGGAGAAAGACGGTATTCATTTTGGCTTTGCCTTTAATCTTCCGAATTCAAAGACCCGTGTAGATATTCCGTGGGGTGTGATGGAAGTGGAGAAAGACCAGTGGCCGCAAGGTAATCGTAACTGGCTGGCGATGCAACGATGGCTGGACGTTTCGAATGCGACACATGGCGTAACCTGGTGTTCGCTGGATGCTCCTTTGTTTGAATACGGCGATCGTTATGCCAATATCGCAATGGGCTGGGGAGGCCAGGGAAACTGGGTAACAAAACTTGATCCCAGTTCAACGGTCTATTCATGGGCGATGAATAATCACTGGCATACCAACTTCCCGTTGACACAGGATGGTCCTGTTCAGTTCCGTTACCGTTTGTATCCGCACGAAGCCTACGATGTGGTGGAAGCCAACCGTTTCGGTATGGAACAGTCGCAGCCGCTGGTTTATGTTACAGCTGATAAAGACCCGCAGGTACAGCCTTTGATTGCTATCGATAACCAGAAGGTTTACTCGACGATCATCAAGTCTCTGGAAACCGATCATACTTTAATTGTCCGCCTCCGCTCTCTTTCGGATAAAGAAGAAAACATCCGTCTCTCTTTCCCGAAAAAGACACCGAAAAACATCTCTGTTTGCGAACGCGAGGAGATTGCCGGAAAGAAAACTGACGGTAATCTGATGATGTCTCCATACGGACAGATGACGTTAAGACTGGAGTATTAG